The Bubalus bubalis isolate 160015118507 breed Murrah chromosome 2, NDDB_SH_1, whole genome shotgun sequence genome includes the window GCTGGCACACCCTCTAATGGGTCCCGGACTTATTATTCTTCATCTGTGGGCCAGGTGGGGATGAGTTAAGTGCCATGCTTCTACAACCAGCACGTGGCTCCTGCTTGTCATGGCACtcagggagaaactgaggcacagaaccTGATAGAATCTGAGAAAGTTAAAAGAAACATGCCCAAGAAACTTTGCTCCTAGCCTGACCACATTTTTGAGGACCATTCAGCAGTAGCAGAGAGGGTTTGGGAAGAGGGTGCAGGTCACGTCATGATGCCAAACAGATGGAGAGGTTCTTTTGAGAGGTCAAAGCACAATGCAGATATTGTACCAGAAGGTGGGCCTGACCCCTAATGGGGGGCCTGGGTCTGTGGCTGGGCTGAGTACaagtgggtgtatgtgtgtgtacgtgtgtgtgtgtgtgtgtgtgtggccagtGGGAGCACCAGTGAAAGTGCGAAGGTGCAGAATCACTGTGGTCATTGGAAGAATCTCCCAAAGCACACTGGCTCCCCAGTGCTGGGCCCACTGGGGCCGGCAGGCAATCAGCGAATGAGAGGTGCTTTGCTCATCCCAGGTGTCTCCCTCTCCCAACTCCCATCCCCACAGGGCATCTTAGGGCACCGGGTACCCTGATGGCCCCTCTGTCCTGCCTGTCCACCATGCCCTACCCCACAAACGCTCTGATAACAGTCTGTCCATGTCTCTCTCCTGCTGCTCCTATGGAAGCGAAGTTTTCCGCTCCTGCAGAAAGCAAAGTTACGGTAGGAAACTGGCTCCTGCCCTGGCCCTCCACTCCCCTGCTTCCCTGCCCAACCCCGGCCTCTCCTCACCCTGCCTCAGCTGCACCCTGATGTGTTCCAGCTGGTTTGGGGTGGAGGACAGGCTGGCCCTGCGGTTGGTTGAGTGCTCTGACAGTACGACTCTGAGGTGACTCCCCTTTGTTCCTGGGTACCGGAACCCAGACTTTAGAGCCTTGAAACGTAGGATCTTGTTATTTGGGGGGCTGTGCGGGAACTTAAGTTATCACTGgcggagaggagggggaggggctaCAGCCCTGCAGTCCATCAAGTGGCCGGGTGGGGAGACTGCAGGTAGCTTTGAGGGCACTACCACGGAGGCAGGGGTGAGGAGCCAGAGGACCGGCATGGGAGGGGTGACCCCGAGGCTCCCAGGATGGGCAGCGGAATGTGGGGAGCTAAGGGGAGAAAAGATAGATGATGGAAGACCTGATGGCGATGTGGAGCCTGCtgcaggggaggcaggagggaagagTCGGAGTCAGGGGGAGGAGAGCCCTGCCCACACAGACCCTTTCTCCTCCAGACTCGGAGACAGGCGAGGATGACATCAGCGACGGGCAGGGGACCCAGCGCCTGGAGCTTCGGGATGATGGGGCCTTCAGCACCCCCACGGGTGAGCTCTCTGGGGTGCACACAGAGCCAGCAGGTGGCCTTCCCTCCAAAGGTGCCTGGCTTCACTGTGTTCCTCTCTCTAGGGGGCTCTGATACCCTGGTGGGCACCTCCCTGGACACGCCCCCGACCTCCATGACAGGCACCTCAGAGGAGCAAGTGAGCTGGTGGGGCAGCGGGCAGACGGTCCTGGAGCAGGAAGCGGGCAGCAGGGCTGGCACCCGCCGCCTCCCGGGCAGCCCAAGGCAAGCACAGGCAACCGGGGCCGGGCCACGGCACCTGGGGGTGGAGCCGCTGGTACGGGCGTCTCGAGCTAATCTGGTGGGCGCAAGCTGGGGGTCAGAGGATAGCCTTTCGGTGGCCAGTGACCTGTACGGCAGCGCATTCAGCCTGTACAGAGGACGGGCGCTCTCGATCCACGTGTAAGTAACGGCCTTACCTGGGCCCTTCACTGTCCCACCTCACCATGCCGTCCCGCACTGCCCCTCACCGTCCATTAGCCTCCACACCCCACGTCCCCTGCACCATCCATCCCTCTGTGCACTTCTCCACCCCCCCCACCATTGCTTCCTCTCCTGGCCCCAGCTGCCCACTCTGTCTTCCTACACAGCTCCATCCTCCTCCTGTTCCATCACCACCCACATGCTCCTGCTCCCACCTGTCCTGGCTCACTGTGCCATCTCCATGGTCTCGTGgacccctctctctctttcttgtctCCTGCAAGATCTCCACTCTCCCGGGGGCCCTCTCCTGCCTCGCCCATTCAGGCTCCAGTTGTCCCCAGgatccccactccccccacccctcagggGCCCCCTCCGTGCCTGCTGTCTCAGCAGCTGCTGCCTTTTCATCTCTGCACATTCCTGTTCCCATGTGGGCCTTTTTCTGGGAGGAACGGAACCTTTCTGCACGGCAGCTCCCGGGAGAGCAGGAGGGAGCGAGCGAGAGCACaaccaggagacagaagagagcgAGGTGGTCAGGGGGTTGTTGGGGCCAGGGGCCTGGGAGAGCAGGGGCATGTGAAGTGTGTGGGCCGCAGGGGGCTGAGGCAGGGTGGGATGGagattgggggttgggggggctaGGCTGGAGGCAGAGGGCTCAGAGTGATGGAGGTGGGGGCATGTGAGGACCCCATGTGGGAGACGCCTCAGGGTGGGGTTGAAGGTGGTCCTGGGAGGCTACGGTGAGGAGCGGAGGTGTTGGAGTGAGATGTTGGAGCCGGTTTTGGGTTTTGGAGATGTGGAACTGGCAGATACAGAAGAGAGTGCTATGGTAGAAGAGAGGAGTGGCTGATGAGAGAGGTTATCAGGGGGCATTTGGGGAGCTGAGGGGGGCCTGATTTGTGATGggtatgggtgtgtgtgggggaggtACCAccatggaggagaaagaaagggccTGGTGGGGGGAGGCATTTTTTGCGGGTGGCTGAGGTGGCTGGCGGTAGGCAGGGAAGAGGTCTGGGGGCAGGTGCAGAGGAGGCGCCCTTGCTTTATCTGGCTGGCATTAACCAGGCGCTCCCATGCCCTGGACTTGCCTTTTCCTTCCCTGCCTTTCTTTGCCAGGCCCCAGCCGGAGCCTGGAGTTGCTATGGCAACTTCCGAGGAACCCATTTCCTTAGTGATGTCTGTGGTACACAGGCTGGCCTGGAGCTTGAAACTGCCAGCAAGAGATCTCCTCTGCTGTCCCCAATTTCTCTCCCTGCCTCACCCAGTTCCCAGAGGCCGTTCCTCAGGGACTCTGCTGTCCCTCCCCCAGAGTAGACTCTGCCTCCCTGCAGGTGGCTGGTTGAGGTTTTTCTCCCTAGGGCACTCTAGATTgcatgcccccacccccaccccacaccctgtTGGAGGTGAGGTTTGCTGTGTAGGCGGCTGACCCAGGTAGCCTGACACTAAGGCGCTGGAGAATTTATGCTCATGGCCAATACCATACTATTTCTCCCGTCTCTGTGCCCCCAGAATCCCAGACATATCGGAGGGAACAAGGGCTTAGAAGCCAGACTACTGGGGTTTCAATCTAGCACCAACTATTTCCTAGCTGTGTTACCTTGGTAAGGCACCTCACCTCTCTAaacctcactttcttcatctgtaaatggagataataacagtCCTTGTTGCaaaggattgttgtgaggattaaatgactcaATGCATTTTAAGCATTCAGTACATGCTTGACACACAATAAGTACTCAATGAGCCATTTCATAAGTTTTTATTAAGCTCTCTCTAATGTGTTAGGTAGGATGCTAGTATCTTCGATTCCTTTTCTTGCTAATCTCTATGTTTGGTGTGCCCCCAAGAGTCCagatgggggaaactgaggcccagctcTTGGGCATCAAAGTTCTGGAGGTGAGAGGGGCAGTCTGGGGCTGCCcagctccttccttcctcctcttctcccacaCCCACTGTTCAGGCCCACACAGTAGTTATTTTGGAGCTGAGTTATTCCTGAGCATACCCCTTTGGGGAGCTTCTGTGTTTCTCAGGGGGTGGTTTCCAAGGACTCAAGGTAACTTTCCCAGGGGCAGGACAAAGTCAGAGGCCTTGTACCGGGGGCAGATTAATCAAAGGCACGGGAACCTGGCTACCCTCGTCTCCCACTCCAGGGACCTCAGCTGTCACCTGCTGTCAGCACAGTGGGGGCTTAGGTCTGAGGAGCTGTTAGgcaatcccagggatgagggtaTTGCTCCTGGAAGGCGTGTGCCTGTTCTTCCTGGGGCACAGTGAAGGGGTATGCACTGCTGAGgaagggcagggctgtgggggCCAGCTGGGGGCAGGAATGAGTGGGAGGCTGAATTCCTGAGAGGGCCCCGCCTCATCCCACCCTCCCGCCTTCCCTGCCCACTTCATCTTTTGGGTCTTCAGCCTCATccttccccccccccctccccccaccactcaGTTTCTGTTTGTGCTGTTTCCCAGCttctggggctggggagagggggctgGCCAGAGCCCCTGGGACTGAGTCTGTTCCTGGACCCAGCCACCAGCCCAATCTTCCGGGGCCAGAGCCGCCAGCCTCTCCCCAGCACCTGCTCTGGCTGTGCCTTCCTCTTGGCGGGTGGGGGGGCGGAGGAGGGGCTGGCCGATGTCACCCCCAAGCCTTCCCAGCATGCCCACCGCCTGATTCCTGTCACGACCCGAAGGTCTGGGAGGGGAGGCCCCCTGAATCTCCTGCCCCTCTTCGTCTTGGTCCCGCAGCACTGTCCCTCAGAGCGGACTGCACAAGGAGGAACCTGACCTTCAGCCTCAGCCCGCCAGCGAAGCCCCCCGTCGCCCAGCCCTGCCGCCCCCCTCCAAATCCGCGCTGCTGCCCCCACCGTCCCCTCGGGTGGGTAAGCGGCCCCCGCCGGGATCCGGCGGCCAGCCCCTGGCCACCCCCACGCCGCCGCACCGGCGCTCTCGGGAGCCGGTGCCGCCCGAGGACGCCACCGCCGAAGAGAAGCGAGGGAAAAAGTCCAAGTCGTCCGGGCCCTCGCTAGCGGGCACGGCGGAGTCCCGGCCTCAGACGCCCCTGAGTGAGGCCTCGGGCCGCCAGTCGGCGCTGGGCCGCTCCCCGAGGCTGGTGCGCGCTGGCTCCCGCATCCTGGACAAGCTGCAGTTCTTCGAGGAGCGCCGGCGCAGCCTGGAGCGCAGCGACTCGCCGCCGGCGCCCCTGCGGCCCTGGGTGCCCCTGCGCAAGGCCCGTTCGCTGGAGCAGCCCAAGTCCGAGGGCGGCGGGCCGTGGGGCACGCCCAGGGCCTCGCAAGAGGAGCTGCGGTCCCCGGCGGGCAGCGTGGCCGAGCGGCGCCGCCTATTCCAGCAGAAGGCGGCCTCGCTGGACGAGCGCACGCGTCAGCGCAGCTCTGCGTCCGACCTCGAGCTGCGCTTCGCCCAGGAGCTGGGCCGCATCCGCCGCTCCACGTCGCGGGAGGAGCTGGTGCGCTCTCACGAGTCCCTGCGCGCCACGCTGCAGCGCGCCCCGTCCCCCCGAGAGCCCGGCGAGCTGCCGCTCTTCTCCCAGCCCTCCACCCCCAAGACCCCGCGGGCCTTGAGCCCCGCCGCCGCCCAGCCGCCCCCTGCGAGCGTCGCGGAAAAGCCCGGGGATGAGCCAGGGAGGCCCCGGGGCCGTGGGCCAGCGGGCAGGACGGAGCCGGGGGAAGGCCCGCAGCAGGAGGTTAGGCGCCGGGACCAGTTCCCGCTGACCCGGAGCAGAGCCATCCAGGAGTGCCGGAGCCCGGTGCCGCCCCCCACCTCCGAGCCCCCCGAGACCAGGACGAAAGCTCCCCCGGGTCGGAAACGGGAGCCCCCGCCGCAGGCCGTGCGCTTCCTGCCCTGGGCCACGCCGGGCCAGGAGGGCGCTGCTGTGCCCCAGACCTTGGAGAAGAATAGGGCGGGACCCGAGGCCGAGAAGAGGCTGCGCCGAGGGCCAGAGGAGGACGGTCCTTGGGGGGCCTGGGACCGCCGAGGGGCCCGCAGCCAGGGCAGAGGTCGCCGGGCGCGGCCCACCTCGCCTGAGCTCGGTAAGGCCTCGGGGAGGGTAGAGAAGGTGCTGAGACCTGGGTGGGAGCATGTCTGGAAAGAGCGAGACTGCTAGGCAGTTGCGAGGGTGCGGTTTCAGAGGAAAGGCATGGTCCCAGCTTCCAGTTTGAGTGAAGGATTGTTGAAGGCCCTTGTATATGACCTGTCCGATGGTGAGAGTGTGAGAATGTTTTGATGGAGGCTGGGCGGAGCGGAGCTGTGAACAAAGATCCCATGTCCAATGCCTTCTATAACGTCCCTTGGGTCCAGTGGCCTGCTGGGCTGTTGGGTCAAGGATCTAATGGTGGGGGGAAACCCTCCACATCCCCACTGGTCTGTGGGGGAAGAGACCAAAGGCCATCTCAATAAGTAATTGATCATGTCCCTCTTACTGTTGAGCTTAGGGCCAGCCAGTTCTCAGTACTGATCTTCTCATCCCCACACATCACCTGACCCATCAGGGCTACTAAGATCTCACCCAGCCTCCCTTCTAGCCTCATCCCTCCTATCTTTGGAGTCCCTGCGTGGCTGAGCTGACTGTGATCACATGCCAACCAGTGTGTTGTCGCACACTCCTGTGGATGGTGGCCAGTACCCCAAATGCCTCTGCCCCTAACTCTGCTCAACTGAACATCAACTTGGGGCCACTTCTGGTGCAAGACTGAGGAGCCATCCTCAGCTCACTCCTGCCTCTGCTGTTTTTCCAGGCCAGATATGCCAACCCCCTGCTCTTAGGACACTGTCGATGTCTCTCTCAGTGCACTTAGCACTCCTCCCCCCCCTTTTTTCATCACATTATTCTTCATTTTAGTAGTACTGTCTCAAAATCTTTAGAGATGACTAGGTGCCTATTCATCGTCCTACTAGCCACGTTATTGAGTGTCCACAGCCATGTTCCAGGTGTTGTGTTAACTGGGTGTGTTACTTTATTTTAATCTATATGCCAGTTCTATAGGATGTTGGGTGTTATTTatcagctccattttacagataaaactgaggcacagagattaTCTAATTTGTCCAAGGTTTTGTACCTAGAGAACAGCATAACATCTTCATGGCTCTTTTGGCTACAGACACTGTGCGTTATCTAGCTCATGGgttgtgttaagtcactttagtcgtgtccaactctttgcaaccccatggactgtagcctgcccaggcttctctgtccatgggatcttccaggcaagaatactgaagtgggttgccattttcttctccagggaatcttcccaacccagggattgaactggcgtcttttagttctcctgcattggcaggcggattctttaccactatcgccacctgggaagcctgttatcTAGCTTACAGAAGGTCAGAATTAGAAAATACCCAGAGAGAGTCACGACCGTGGAGTTTTATGGTCTCTTCGTGTGTACGAGCTCTCTTCCTGTGTGTGTATGGTCTCTTCTGTAAGCAGGGACTGCCTCTGATTTCTTATTGTGTCCCTGGTACCCATACGGAGTAAGTAGTAAGTGCAGTGTTACTGTTTGGTGAATGGACACAGTCAAAGCTGATCTTCATGAGGCCTCTCATGGCTACCGGAAGCACCTGCTGCTCCCTTTTTTAATCCAGTGGCATCACTAGTTTGACAGTTCACCACACATCGCCCTGTCACACTAGCATTGCTTAGGTCTTGGGTTGCTATTGGCTTGTTCTCTGTTTGGAAGCTTATGAAGTCGTGTCCTCCTCAGAGCACCTTGCACAGGGCTTGATCTATGATCACTGATGACTGATTTGTGTAAAGACGCACAGTGCAGTCCCTGTCATCCTCCAGAAACCAGCCTCCTAACTGTGGCTGAAATTAAGCAGCCAAACCACCATAGAGTCCCGCCGCCCTGTTCTGTTGGAGAAAtcccttctgttttcctttcttccctgtcTCAGGAGGTTCAGGAGAGAGACCCTTTGCTCTCCAACCCTTGCCTTCCAGAAGGCCCTCTCTCTGGGTTTGCCCCCTCTCCCCCAAGTCATTCCCACAGGGACATGTCCCCTTACCCTCTCGTCCATGTGTCCTGCAGAGTCTTCGGATGACTCCTATGTGTCTGCtggagaagagcccctggaggcccCTGTGTTTGAGATCCCCCTGCAAAATGCAGTGGTGGCCCCAGGGGTGGATGTGCTGCTCAAGTGTATTGTCACCGCCAACCCCCCGCCCCAAGGTGAGCTCTAGGCCTGGGGTCAGGCTAAGATTGAGAGAAGGAGGGGAGAttctcccttccctgcctcccaccccagtcCTTGGGGGGAATGGGAGGGAGGGGGTACGGGGAGTGGGCGGGGAGATCATCCATTCCATGGGGCTGGCCAGACTGCTgtgtcatgtgtgtgtatgtgtgtgtctgtgtgtgttagtgggGTCACAGTCCCTTGAGAGAGGGGAAGGTGGGCCTGGACTTTTGTGACTGAGGGGCCAGCCCTCGGGattccctggggtggggagaggagtgcTGTGGGCcctgtgtggggtggggtggggggagattgGCCCCAGTGGGCCCCTGTGGGCAAGGACAACCTGGTCACCCCACTGCTTCCCTACAGTGTCCTGGCAGAAGGATGGGTCCCCGCTGCGCAGTGATGGCCGCCTTCTCATCCGGGCAGAAGGCGAGCGGCACACCCTGCTGCTCCGGGAGGCCCGGGCCGCCGATGCCGGGAGCTATGCAGCCACTGCCACCAACGAGCTGGGCCAGGCCCGCTGCGCTGCCACGCTGGCCGTGAGACCTGGTAGGGAACCgtgggccctggggctgggggaggtgagCCACTAGTGACCCTTCCCACTCCTAGCCTGGTGCTTGGGCTCTCAACCAGTGTGCATTCTAGTCCATTCTCCTGTGTTGGCTGCTCTAGTGCAAGCATTTTAAATGGCCCTGCCCCCAAGGCAGTGGCCAAATTCCCAAGGCACATGCCAGAGAGGCCAATTCATGAAGTCATTGAAGTGTGTCTTCCGACATCCTCTAAATGCCCTCCTCCCATGGCATTTCCCTGAACCGGGTTCTTTGGGGAAAGCAAATTATCCTTGagtctcagagataaagaatctccctgctcAAAGGGTTTAAAAGCCATCAGGAGTCTTCTGAGGTCATTTCCTCTCTAGAATGGTCACCTCTATTTCCACCTCTTGTAAAAACAGATACTTTTAAGCGCCACAACCTTCCCCTGCTCCCTTGCTCCTTCAGTTGAACCCAGAGCCCGAAAGAAGATGCATCTGAGAGTACCTCTTGGGATATAGCTGAGGCTGCCTcgttttctatttttatgaaagtCCTTTCTTGGTGTCGAACTACTTCCTTTGGATTTGAGCCGGGTTTCTTTCAGGTTGAGGACTGGTGTTGGTGTGCATTGCCAGTTCAAGTCATTCAGGTTGCTGGGCTGACAAAGTGCTGGCCCTGGgcagtgaggtggggtggggaggtgagagAGGGTAGGGGGTGTTTCAAAAGGAAACGTCgcgcatgggctgtagcctaccaggctcctccggctgtgggattttccaggcaaggatactggagtgggttgccatttccttctccaggggatcttcctgacccagggattgaacccaggtctcctgcattgtaggcagatgctttaccatctgagccactggggaagttcaTTAAGGAGATTACCACTGGGCAATCAACCTAGGTCAGCGGACCTGGGATAGAGGACAGTGCAGGGTAGATGAATCTGGTCCCTAGACTGGCCAAGTGGTCTGTTGGTGTTGTGATATCCTGGACTGAGAGACATCAGAGCCCTGCAGGAGCCTGGGAATTAGGCGGGCAGGGGGAAGGGCTAGGCGTGCCCGGACAGGGAATAGTATACCTTGTTCTGTCCTTTACTTTCACTCGGTGCTGCCGGAGACAAGATTACAGAGCCTGTTTGCTGTGGTCCTAGGTCCTCAGCACCTTCACGATCAGAGATTAGGGAGTTCTTGGCAGTGTCTGGCCTGAGTCCCAGTCCAGCATTAGGTCCTTTGGGTTGCACCTGTCTGGCTTTGCAGGCCTGCAGGTCTGCCTCTTCCTTAGCTTACATCCCCCTTCCAGGGGCCCATGAGTTAGGTATTCTCCTTCTGCTCGCCCCTCCCACCACGCTGAATCATACCCATCCCTCCACTGCATGCTTCCGTCCTTCCATCACCTCCGGGATCTGGCTTCTGACTCAGCTCCCCGCTCCTCTTTGGGGGCCATGGCCTGGCTCCAGGACTCCGGTCAATACCTGGCTTGGGCTGAGATTTGGCCGAGGGTTGTATGtgcgtggtggtggtggtgggggggcggtTTGCCCCAATACTGGCTCAGGGCCATTTGAAAGCCTTTTAAGGTTGGGAAGGAGGCTTGGGGCAAGGCAACTGTCAGCACTTGACTGGGAGTTCTATGTTCCGCCACATGGAACCTCCCTGCACTTTAGTTTCCTCGTTTGTAAACCAGAGATAATTATACCATCCTCACGAATGAAAGCAAATGTGTGAACGAGCTTTATGAACTGTAAAGCTGTAGACAAATGTTAGTTGTTAGCATTATTAAGGGGTGATGTTGAGCACAGGAGCATGGGTTTCCAGGAGGCTCCCAGAAAActgcctcttccttttctgccctTCCTTCAGCCTGTCTGTGCCTTGGGGactccttccctgccctccccaggcctgCGGCCCACAGCCCCTCTGTATTTCCCAGTCCCTGGGTCTTTAGCCCGCCACAGCATCTCTGTGCCTCCTCCAGCCTGGGGAGCCAGAAAGCTTCATCACATTAGTCAGCCGCACCAGGCACTGTGGCCACAGAGAAGTTCCCATAAGCCAGGCTGGCTGGAGGGCCTCAGGGCTTGAGGGACAAGCACGTGAGTGTAGACGCGGCTGTCGTGGAGAAAGCAGATTTTCTTACCCTACAAGGCGCTGTTTGGTCCAGAGCAGCTGGACGGGGGCCAGTGGACCTAGAGAGCAGCAGGAATGGGCGGAACCTGTGGGTGGCACAGACATTTGGCAAGGGAGGGGGTCCCAGGCCTGGAGTCTGTGGGGATTGAGGGGGTGGGGCAAGGGAAGGGTGTCAGGCAGTgtggctgtgggtggggttgggagtGTGTTGAGGGAGGGAGGGTATGGTGTCTTGTAGGAAGAGGTCTCTTGGAACCACCTTCCTTTCTTGCTCCTTTTGGCCCCCCTTGGTAACCAGGGGTGGCTGCCCAGTGCCCTCTTGGGGTTCCTCCCCTCAACAGGACAAGCTTTTGAGATCTGACAGTTCTCAGTTTCTGGTTGGGAACTTCAGGAACAGGGGTGACTGAAGAATAGAGTTCCATAGGTGCTGGATTTGCAGGGCAGAGCCTGCCCTTGCTGCCTCtgcagccccaccccagccctggttCCCTCCCCGCCCGCCCCACCCTGCTGGATAACTCTGTGGAGACCCAGTCATGCTcccaaggggtgtgtgtgtgttggggcgaGTGCTGGGGGTGTGTGGGAGGTGAAGCTAAGCATTCTCAATGCTGCCCACATCCATCACACGTGCATTTTCTGAGCACCAACTGGGTGCCAAGTGCTTCATGTCTCTGAACAGTTTCTTCTGTTTGGAGAGTGCCAGATACTTTTTTACAAACCCTTTGACATTTCTCCCTTCACTTGAGCTGCATCCCACCACATACACCCCTCGGAGAGGAACATTTCTGGGAGTAACATGGCCGCTTTACAGACGGGATGATGAAAGGGTAAAGTGACAAAGTTAGCACAAGGGCAGCAGCCTTTATTGAGCATCTGTAATCTGCTTCCGAATGTTAGAAGCAACAGGTGATTTAAAGCGATGGAAACACTCACCCGTGAAACCTAAGCTTAGCATGGATGGCAGAATAAGGTAACGTGCTGTTCTTGTTCCGTCACTGAGCTGTAGCCGACtgtctgcaaccccgtggactgcagcatgccaggcttccccgtccttcactgtctcccagagtttgctcaaactcatgtccattgagttggtgatgccatgcgaccatttcatcctctgtcacccccttctcctcctgccctcaatctttcccagcatcagggtcttttccaatgaattggctcctcgaatcaggtggccaaaggattggagctttagcatcagtccttccaatgaatattcagggttgatttcctttaggattgactggttggatctccttgctgtgcaagggactcgtcaagagtcttctccagcaccacagtttgaaagcatcaattcttcggtgctcagccttgtttatggtcgagctctcaca containing:
- the SPEG gene encoding striated muscle preferentially expressed protein kinase isoform X13, with the translated sequence MQKARGTRGEDAGTRAPPSPGVPPKRAKVGAGGGAAVAVAGAPVFLRPLKDAAVSAGSDVRLRVVVSGTPQPSLSWFRDGQRLPPPAPEPSCLWLRSCGPRDAGVYSCRAQNERGQASCEAVLTVLEVGENRPLPPGLWPTHPCEVFRSCRKQSYDSETGEDDISDGQGTQRLELRDDGAFSTPTGGSDTLVGTSLDTPPTSMTGTSEEQVSWWGSGQTVLEQEAGSRAGTRRLPGSPRQAQATGAGPRHLGVEPLVRASRANLVGASWGSEDSLSVASDLYGSAFSLYRGRALSIHVTVPQSGLHKEEPDLQPQPASEAPRRPALPPPSKSALLPPPSPRVGKRPPPGSGGQPLATPTPPHRRSREPVPPEDATAEEKRGKKSKSSGPSLAGTAESRPQTPLSEASGRQSALGRSPRLVRAGSRILDKLQFFEERRRSLERSDSPPAPLRPWVPLRKARSLEQPKSEGGGPWGTPRASQEELRSPAGSVAERRRLFQQKAASLDERTRQRSSASDLELRFAQELGRIRRSTSREELVRSHESLRATLQRAPSPREPGELPLFSQPSTPKTPRALSPAAAQPPPASVAEKPGDEPGRPRGRGPAGRTEPGEGPQQEVRRRDQFPLTRSRAIQECRSPVPPPTSEPPETRTKAPPGRKREPPPQAVRFLPWATPGQEGAAVPQTLEKNRAGPEAEKRLRRGPEEDGPWGAWDRRGARSQGRGRRARPTSPELESSDDSYVSAGEEPLEAPVFEIPLQNAVVAPGVDVLLKCIVTANPPPQVSWQKDGSPLRSDGRLLIRAEGERHTLLLREARAADAGSYAATATNELGQARCAATLAVRPGGSTSPFSSPITSDEEYLSPPEEFPEPGETWPRAPTMKLSPGQNRRSSDTGSKAPPTFKVSLMDQSVREGQDVTMSIRVQGEPKPVVSWLRNRQPVRPDQRRFAEEAEDGLCRLRILAAERGDAGFYTCKAVNEYGARQCEARLEVRGE
- the SPEG gene encoding striated muscle preferentially expressed protein kinase isoform X12, which encodes MQKARGTRGEDAGTRAPPSPGVPPKRAKVGAGGGAAVAVAGAPVFLRPLKDAAVSAGSDVRLRVVVSGTPQPSLSWFRDGQRLPPPAPEPSCLWLRSCGPRDAGVYSCRAQNERGQASCEAVLTVLEVGENRPLPPGLWPTHPCEVFRSCRKQSYDSETGEDDISDGQGTQRLELRDDGAFSTPTGGSDTLVGTSLDTPPTSMTGTSEEQVSWWGSGQTVLEQEAGSRAGTRRLPGSPRQAQATGAGPRHLGVEPLVRASRANLVGASWGSEDSLSVASDLYGSAFSLYRGRALSIHVTVPQSGLHKEEPDLQPQPASEAPRRPALPPPSKSALLPPPSPRVGKRPPPGSGGQPLATPTPPHRRSREPVPPEDATAEEKRGKKSKSSGPSLAGTAESRPQTPLSEASGRQSALGRSPRLVRAGSRILDKLQFFEERRRSLERSDSPPAPLRPWVPLRKARSLEQPKSEGGGPWGTPRASQEELRSPAGSVAERRRLFQQKAASLDERTRQRSSASDLELRFAQELGRIRRSTSREELVRSHESLRATLQRAPSPREPGELPLFSQPSTPKTPRALSPAAAQPPPASVAEKPGDEPGRPRGRGPAGRTEPGEGPQQEVRRRDQFPLTRSRAIQECRSPVPPPTSEPPETRTKAPPGRKREPPPQAVRFLPWATPGQEGAAVPQTLEKNRAGPEAEKRLRRGPEEDGPWGAWDRRGARSQGRGRRARPTSPELESSDDSYVSAGEEPLEAPVFEIPLQNAVVAPGVDVLLKCIVTANPPPQVSWQKDGSPLRSDGRLLIRAEGERHTLLLREARAADAGSYAATATNELGQARCAATLAVRPGGSTSPFSSPITSDEEYLSPPEEFPEPGETWPRAPTMKLSPGQNRRSSDTGSKAPPTFKVSLMDQSVREGQDVTMSIRVQGEPKPVVSWLRNRQPVRPDQRRFAEEAEDGLCRLRILAAERGDAGFYTCKAVNEYGARQCEARLEVRGRGRGGRGDGAV